In Hemicordylus capensis ecotype Gifberg chromosome 3, rHemCap1.1.pri, whole genome shotgun sequence, one DNA window encodes the following:
- the LOXL4 gene encoding lysyl oxidase homolog 4 isoform X2, producing the protein MLGFPREGRVATGFYRKLWNQKLKDPRSSLKSLSEKNTFWIHRINCLGTESHLGECKLHVAPPAQKQSACPRGMHALVSCTPGPEFQRSKGKLPTHSKPQKEAKVRLRAGAQVGEGRVEVLLDGQWGTVCDEGWDLPAASVVCRQLGYGTAREALLGAQLGQGLGPIHLTRVRCRGYERSLAECSSQEARQSGCQHEADAAVRCNIPQIDAQSQVRLAGGRSPEEGVVEILMPRGNTLRWGAVCGEHWGLKEAMVVCRQLGLGFASHALQETWYWKGNANATEVVLSGVRCKGTELSVLQCQHHGPVHCPSGGGRFSAGVTCTSTAPDLVMNAQAVQETAYLEDRPLSQLYCAHEEGCLSASADRMEWPYGHRRLLRFSSQIHNLGRADFLPKTGRHAWIWHECHRHYHSIEVFTHYDLLTVNGSKVAEGHKASFCLEDTNCPEGAQRRFACANFGEQGVSAGCWDTYRHDIDCQWVDITDVPTGSYIFQVVVNPKHEVAESDFSNNVLRCQCQYDGHRIWMHGCHTGDAYGANIEWDEEAQQRLSSNLV; encoded by the exons ATGCTGGGCTTCCCCCGTGAAGGACGGGTTGCCACAGGGTTCTACAG GAAGCTCTGGAACCAGAAGCTGAAGGATCCAAGGTCCAG cttaaaaagcctgagtgagaAGAACACCTTCTGGATCCACCGGATCAACTGCCTCGGCACAGAGTCCCACCTAGGTGAATGCAAGTTGCATGTGGCCCCACCAGCTCAGAAACAATCTGCCTGTCCCCGTGGCATGCATGCCCTGGTCAGCTGTACACCAGGCCCTGAATTCCAGCGCAGCAAAGGCAAGCTGCCTACGCATTCCAAGCCCCAAAAG GAAGCCAAGGTGCGCCTCCGAGCAGGTGCACAGGTAGGCGAGGGGCGTGTGGAAGTGCTGCTGGATGGCCAGTGGGGCACGGTGTGTGATGAGGGCTGggacctgcctgctgccagcGTGGTGTGTCGACAGCTGGGATACGGTACAGCACGAGAAGCTCTTCTTGGGGCCCAGCTGGGCCAAG GCCTGGGTCCCATCCACTTGACCAGGGTGCGGTGCAGGGGCTATGAGCGCTCGCTGGCTGAGTGCAGCTCCCAAGAGGCACGGCAGAGTGGGTGCCAGCATGAAGCTGATGCTGCTGTTCGCTGTAACATACCTCAAATAGATGCCCAAAGCCAG GTACGTCTGGCTGGTGGACGCAGTCCAGAGGAAGGTGTGGTGGAGATACTGATGCCCAGGGGGAACACCTTGCGCTGGGGAGCTGTCTGTGGGGAGCACTGGGGCCTCAAGGAGGCCATGGTCGTGTGCCGGCAACTGGGACTGGGCTTTGCCAGCCATGCCCTCCAG GAGACGTGGTACTGGAAGGGCAACGCAAATGCTACCGAGGTGGTGCTGAGTGGCGTGCGCTGCAAAGGCACAGAACTCTCCGTCCTGCAGTGCCAGCATCATGGGCCCGTGCACTGCCCAAGTGGAGGGGGCCGCTTTTCGGCAGGGGTCACCTGCACCAGCA ctgccccAGACCTGGTGATGAATGCCCAAGCGGTGCAGGAGACAGCTTATCTCGAGGACCGTCCACTGAGCCAGCTGTACTGTGCCCATGAGGAAGGCTGCCTTTCCGCCTCTGCAGACCGCATGGAGTGGCCCTACGGGCATCGGCGCCTGCTGCGCTTCTCCTCCCAGATCCACAACCTGGGCCGGGCTGACTTCCTACCCAAAACTGGCCGCCATGCCTGGATCTGGCACGAGTGCCACAG ACACTACCACAGTATTGAGGTTTTCACCCACTACGACTTATTGACAGTCAATGGCTCTAAGGTGGCTGAGGGACATAAGGCCAGCTTCTGTTTGGAGGATACCAACTGCCCAGAAG GGGCGCAGCGGCGGTTTGCCTGTGCTAATTTCGGAGAGCAGGGTGTCAGTGCGGGCTGCTGGGACACCTACAGACATGACATTGATTGCCAGTGGGTGGACATCACCGACGTGCCAACGGGGAGTTACATATTCCAG GTGGTTGTGAATCCCAAGCACGAGGTAGCAGAGTCCGATTTCTCCAACAATGTCCTTCGCTGCCAGTGTCAGTATGATGGACACCGCATCTGGATGCACGGGTGCCATACAG GTGACGCCTATGGTGCCAACATAGAATGGGATGAGGAGGCACAGCAGCGATTGTCCAGCAACCTTGTTTAA